CGCGGACGAGCTTGAAGTCGTCGGCGTCGTGTTCGAGCGTCTCCAGTGCCTCCTCCAGCGCGGCACGCGACTCGCCGACGTGGCCCTGGTACGTCCCCAGCACTCGCGCGGCGAGCGGCCGTGCCGCGCGGTCGACGAACTGCGGGTGGTAGCCGCCACCGCGTCGGGAGACGCGGAGGAGGTCTTTCGTGAGCACGGCCGGACGAACGGGGCTCGGCGGTAAAAACGCGCTGGAGGACGCGAGGGCGGACGACGACCCCGAACGGTCAGCGGCCGTCGGCTCGGCGGCGGCCCCGTCGGTCACTCCACCCGCGTGACGCCCGTGATCTCGAACCGCGCGCCGCCGTCGCTGCCCTCCACGACGGTGACGTCCCAGCCGTGGGCGTCGGCGATCTCCCTGACGATGTGGAGCCCGAAGCCGGTACCGTCGGCGGCCGTCGAGTACCCCTCGTCGAACACCCGGTCGCGCTCGGCGGGCGGGACGCCCGGACCGTCGTCTTCGACGTAGAACCCTCCACGAGCGTCCCGTTCGCTCGCGTCCCCCGCCTCGCTCGCGTGTTCATCGTCGAGGGGGCCGACAGTGATCCGGACGCCTTTCCCGCCGTTGGCGACGACGCCGTCGTGCCGTGTCGCGTCCGTGGAGCCGCCCTCGGCGGCGTCGTCGGACTGCCGTGCAGTCCGGTTGCTCGTGGAGCCGTGCTCTACGGCGTCCTCGCGAGTCCCCGAGCGAGGGCTCGTCGAACCGTGTTCGACGGCGTCCCCGTGAGTCTGCGAACGGGGGCCCGTGGAGCCGTGCTCCACGGCGTTCGAGAGGAGGTTCTCGAGCAGTTGCCGGAGGCGGCTCTCGTCGGCCCGGAGGACGCAATCGCCCTCGACGGCGAGCGTGGCGTCGGCCGTCTGGACGGTCTCCCAGCACCGCTCTGTGAGGTCGGTCAGGCTGAGCGGTTCGGTCTCGACCAGCGTTCCGTCGCCCCGCGCCAGCGTCAGCAGGTCCTCGACGAGCGCCCGCATCCGCTCGTGTGCACGCGCGACCGCGTCGAACTGCTCGGTGTCGCAGTCGCAGTCGTCGCGGGCCAGTTCGAGCGCACCGATCGCCACGTTCAGCGGGTTTCGGAGGTCGTGGGAGGCGACACTGACGAACTCGTCGAGCCGTTCGTTCCGGCGTTCGAGTTCCCGCTCGCGGCGCTTCAGGCGGGTGACGTCGGTCGCCAACCCGATGAGGGTCTGCGGGTCGCCGGTCGGGCCGGCGTGGACGTACGCCTCGGACCGGATCCAGCGGATCGCGCCGGCGTCGGGGTGGGTCCGGTACTCGTACTCGACGCGTTCGTTCGGACTGCGCTGGAACGTTCGCCGGGCGGCCTCGACCGCGTCGCGGTCGTCGGGGTGGATCGCGCGGTCGTAGAACGCCTCGGTCGTCGGCACGTCCGTCGACGGCATGCCATACAGCCGCTCGAAGGGCCCGTGTCTCGTCTGCACCCCCGTCCCGATGTCCACCTCGTAGATGATCGAGTCGGTCGCCTCCAGCGCGAACTCCATCCGGTCGCGGACCGCCTCCAGTTCCGTCTCGTACGCCACCCGGTCGGTGACGTCGCGGACGGTGCCGACCGTGTGGACGCCGGCGTCGCTCGGGAAGACGGTGAAGCGGAACTCGCAGTGGACCGGGTCGCCGCCCGTCGCCCGGAGTTCGGCCTCGACGGTCTCGACCGCGCGGTCGCCCGTCAACAACGCCTCCCTGGCCTCCCGTCCCGCGGGGGTGCTCTCCGTGTCGACGATCCGCGAGAGCGTCGAACCGAGGAGTTCCTCGCGGTCGACCCCCGTCAGTTCGGTCATGGCGCGGTTGACGAAGATGAACTGCAGGTCGTCGTCGAGGACGTACACCCCCTCGCCGACGGTCTCGACGACCCGTTTGTAGCGCTCCAGTTCGCGCTCGCGTCGTTTGGCGTCGCTGATGTCACGCAGGATGCGGACGTGCCCGCCGTCGTCGAGCAGCGACAGCGAGAGCGCTTCGTCGACCGCCGTCCCGTCGGCGCGCCGGCCGACCGCCTCGCCGCTCCACTCCCCGTCCCGGCGGAGCCGAGGGACGATCTCGGACGCGAACCGTTCGGCCTCGTCGTCGTCGTAGCGCTCGCGCCAGTCGGTCCCGACGAGATCGACCGGTGACGCGCCGTACACCTCGGCGTACGCGTCGTTCATCTGGAGATACCGGCCCGTCGGATCGACGATCGCGATCCCCTCGGTGGCGGTGTCGATGGCCTGCTTCCACCGGCGGAGTTCGCGGTTGCTGGCGTGCCGGGAGACCGCGTTCTCGATCCGGTTCGCCAGGATGGTGTACTGCTCTCGCCCCTGTCCCTTCTGGAGGTAGTCGGTGACGCCGGCCGAGATCGCCCGACTCGCGATCTCCTCGCTCCCCTTCGACGTGAACAGGACGAACGGCAGGTTCGGGCGCGTCCGCCGGACGCGTTCGAGGAGTTCGATCCCGTTCCGCCCGGGCATGTCGTAGTCGGAGACGACGCAGTCGACGTCCTCGTCGGCGAGGACGGCAAGCGCCTCGTCGGCGCTGGCGGCCGTGACGACGTCGATTCGGTCGAGTTCGCGAGCGAGGAACGTCGCTGTCAGCTCCGCGAAGTCGCGCTCGTCGTCCACGTGGAGGACGCGAATCGAATCGGTGCTGTTCGTCATCTCCGTCCCGTCGGACGAGCGCTACGTTATCCGTATGTGTGTATAAATGTTGGTTCCGTGGCATCAGTCGTGAGACCGGCCGCGGCGGCTCAGTTGCTCGACGGTTCCGCGACCCGACCGTCCGCCGCCACGACCCCAGGGCGCGGCGCTACCCCCGCCGTCTCTCCGCGACGTCCTCCTCGGTCGTCTCCCGCGTGACGAGCTCGTACAGCAACGCCCGCCCGCCGTCCGACTTGGGGCGGAGGATCCGTCCCAACCGCTGGGTGAACTCCCGTTCGGAGCCCGACCCCGAGAGCACGACCGCCACGTTCGCGTCGGGCACGTCGACCCCCTCGTCGAGGACGTTCGCCGTCACCACCCGGGAGTAGCTCCCCTCGCGGAAGCGGTCGAGGATCTCGCGCCGCTCGCTCGTCCCGGTCTCGTTCGTGATCGCCGGGAGGAGAAAGCGCTCGGAGAGCCGGTAGACGAGATCCGTGTGGGCGGTGAAGACGATGACGCGGTCGTCGCGGTGGCGCGCGAGGATCGATTCGAGCGCGTCGAGTTTGGCGTCGGCGTTCATCATCACGCGGCGCGCGCGCTGCTTGGCGAGGAGCGCCTCGCGGGCGCGGGGATCGTTCCCCGAGCGCATGACGAGTTTCCGGTAGTCCGCGCCCGACCGCATGTCGAGGTTCGAGGTCCGGAGGTAGTCGACGAACGTCTCTTGGGCGTCGTCGTACGCCGCGCGCTCCGCCTCGGAGAGCGACACCTCGATCCGCTTGATGTCGTACTCGGCGAGGTGGTCGCCCGCGAGATCGTCGACCGCGAGGCTGAACACCCGCGGCCCGACGAGCGCCTCGACGACCTCGTGTGCCCCGTCGGGCCGCTCGAACGTGGCTGTCAGCCCCAGGCGGGCGGGGGCGGCGAGCAGGCGGCCGATGTCGCGGTAGCCCTCTCCTCCGAGGTGGTGGACCTCGTCGAAGACGACGAGGCCGAAGTCGCCGCCGACGTCGTCGGCGCGGAGGTATGCGGAGTCGTACGTCGACACCGTGATCGGTCGTTTCGTCTGCTGTCCCCCGCCGAACTGTCCGATCTCGACCGCGAACTCGGCTTCGAGTTCACGCCGCCACTGGTTCAGCAGGTCGACCGTGGGGACGACGACGAGCGTCGGGAGCCCCCGCGAGACGATCGCGGCGATGGCGACGACGGTCTTGCCCGCGCCGGTCGGGAGTTCGACCACGCCGCGTCCGTCGGCGCGCTCCCAGGCATCGAGCGCCTCGCGCTGGTAGTCGCGGAGTTCGTACGTCGTCGAGAGGTCGAGCGGGTCCCACGACCGCACGCGGTCGTCGTACACCTCGTCGCAGCCGTCGAGGACGTCTCGCAACGCCGCGTACCGGAACGCGGGAGCGCGGGCGTCCCCCGACCGCGGGTCCGCTTCGAGGAAGGGCAACTGCAGATCCGGCGGCGGGTCGTCGACGCGAACCGTGCCGTCCTCGAACGAGAGCGTGGTCACTGGCGAGGGGTAGCCGGCCGACGGGCAAAAGCGTCACCGCTCTGGGGGCGGCGGAGGGAAACGACCAACACGACGGGCATCGTCTGGGCGGACATGACGGATTCGAACGACACGGACGGCACGGACCGCGCGGACGGCCCGGCGGAGACGCCCGCGGCCGTCGCCGCGTTCATCGACGCCGCCGAACAGATCTACTACGAGTACAACGAGGGCTACCTCGACCCCGACGCCGCGCTCTCCCGTCTCGGCGACCACGTCGGCGAACTGCGGGACACGTACGAGGACGACTGACCTCGGTCACGCTCACGCGGTCGGGTCGTCGGTCCGGTCTCTGATTTCCGTCCGGCGGATCTTCCCCGTCACGGTCTTCGGCAGGTCGTCGACGAACTCGATCTCCCGGGGGTACTCGTGAGCCGCGAGATCGCGCTTGACGTGGTCTTGGATCTCGCCTTCGAGCGCTGCGCTCGGCTCGGAGCCGTCGGTGAGCACCACGTACGCCTTGACGATGTTGCCGCGTTCCTCGTCCGGCTTGGGGACGACCGCGGCCTCGGCGACCGCCGGGTGTTCGCCGAGGGCGCTCTCGACCTCGAACGGGCCGATGCGGTAGCCCGCCGAGATGATGAGGTCGTCGGCGCGGCCCTCAAACCAGAAGTAGCCGTCCTCGTCGCGGTAGCCCAGGTCGCCCGAGAGATACCAGTCGCCGACGAAACAGTCGGCGGTCTTGTCGGGCTTATTCCAGTACTCCGCGAAGAAACAGGGGAAGTCGCCGCGTTCGGCGATGACGCCCGTCTCGCCGGCGTCCAGCACCTCGCCCGTGTCGGGGTCGACCACCGCGGCCGTGACGCCCGGGAGCGGCTTGCCCATGCTGCCGGGACGGACGTCCATCGCGGGGTAGTTGTTGATGATCATGTTGCCCGTCTCGGTCTGGCCGTACGTGTCGTGGATGGTGACGCCGAGGCGCTCGCGGCCCCACTCGACGACGCCCGCGCTGAGCGGTTCGCCGATCGACAGCGCGTGCCGCAGGTCGAGCGAGACGTCGTCGAGGACCGCCTCGTTCGCGCGGAACAGCCGGAACACCGTCGGGACGGAGAAGAACACCGTGATCGGGTACTCGTCGAGGAGCGAGGCCCACGTCTCGGGGTCGAACTCGCCCTCGTAGGTGAACAGCGTCGCGCCCCAGAACCACGCGCCGAGCGTGTTGATCGGCCCCGTGAGCCAGCCCAGATCGCCGGTGCTCCAGTAGAGGTCGCCCTCCTGGAGGTCGACGCTGTACTTCTGTGTCGCCGCGACGCCCGCCACCCAGCGGTGTCCGTGGAGGACGCCCTTCGCCAAGCCGGTCGTCCCGCTCGTGTAGTACAGGAGCGCGTCGTCCTCGCCGCCGGTGTCGGCGACGTCGTACTCCCGTGACGCCTCGTCGACGGCGGCGCGGTAGCTGACGTCCCCCCGTCGGATCCCGGTCCCGTCGTCGCTGACGACGACCACGTGGTCGACCGACGGGGCGTCGTCGAGCGCCCGCGCGACCGTCTCGCGGTTCTCCGCCGTGGTGAAGACGACCGACGCGTCGCAGTCCGCCAGTCGATACGAGATGCCGTCGGGGCCGAACCGCTCGTTGACGCTCCCCCAGACGGCTCCGCGCTTCAGCGTCCCGATCATCGCCACGTAGTGTTCGGGGATCCGCGGCATGTACGAGAACACGCGGTCGCCCTCGTCGACGAGGCCGTCGAGGACGTTCGCCACGCGGTTCGACCGCTCGGCGAGTTCCCAGTAGGTGAGCGTCTCCCGTTCGCCCTCCGTTCCGGCGTAGTACAGCGCCACGCGCGAGCGGTCGTCGGCGTGGCGGTCGACCGTCTCGTGGGCGATGTTCAGCGAGTCGGGCGCGTCCCAGTCCGCCTGCGCGTAGATGTCGGTCCACTCGAACGACTCGGCCGTGTCGTCGTAGTCGGTGAGGTTGTGGGGTGAAGACATGCCACACGGTCTCTCGTCAATAATCATTGTCTTTTCGGCGTCACGACCGGGACGGACGGGCCGCGCCGGGTGCGATGCATCCGCTGGACGGGTTCGCTATCGGTGGTTCGTCCGACGTCGAAACCGACCGCGTCACTCCTGCTCGGTGGATCCGATCGATACCACGCGGAACACGTAGTCGGCGTAGGCGTCGTCGAGGCGCGTCGGACTCTCCTCGCGGGTGTGCTCTTCGCAGAGTGCGGCCGTCGCTTCGACCGGACCGTGGCCGGTGTCTTCGAGATAGCGTTCGAGGACGACGAACGACGCCGGCCGGTCGCAGCCGCGGCGATGACAGCTCCGGGCGTCGACGCCTTCCCGGGCCTCGTCCTCGGTCGGCGGTGCGGGTTCGTCCGCCCGCTCGCGCGCCTGCTCGATCTCCCGCTCGCGCTGGCGGCGTTCCTCGTGGCGCGCCTGTTCCTCTCGCCCACGTTTGGTGTCGGCCATGTGCGGACACACACGTGTTAGACTGATAACACTGTGGGCGCGAGGGGCGGCGGACGGGGTCGCCGAGAGCGGTGGGCGCTGGGGGTCGGTCTCTCGCGCCGGTCCGTTCACTCCTCGGGCGTCGCCTCGACGATCCCCGTCAGTTCCGTGGCGTCGAGGCGAACGAGGGTGAAGTGGAGTTCCCCGACCGGGCTGTCGTGGACGGCGAAGTAAGGGATGTCGAGGCCGTGGACGGCTTCGGCGACGATCGCGTCGAGGCTCCGCGCCGAGACCGCTTCGAGTCGCCCGCGGGCGACGACGCTCTTCCAGCCCGCCGCGGTGTCGTCGTAGACGACGAACGAGACGTGGTCGCTCGCGTCGAGGTACGCCCGTTTCTCGCTTCCCGGTGCGAAGCCGAACCGGAAGTAGAGTTCTGCCGCGCCGCCCTCGTCGTCCACGTCGGACGCGAACGAGACGGGGATCGCGTAGCTGTCGTCGTCGTCCGCAAAGGAGACGACCCCCGTCTCCTGCGTGTCG
This Salinigranum marinum DNA region includes the following protein-coding sequences:
- a CDS encoding PAS domain S-box protein → MTNSTDSIRVLHVDDERDFAELTATFLARELDRIDVVTAASADEALAVLADEDVDCVVSDYDMPGRNGIELLERVRRTRPNLPFVLFTSKGSEEIASRAISAGVTDYLQKGQGREQYTILANRIENAVSRHASNRELRRWKQAIDTATEGIAIVDPTGRYLQMNDAYAEVYGASPVDLVGTDWRERYDDDEAERFASEIVPRLRRDGEWSGEAVGRRADGTAVDEALSLSLLDDGGHVRILRDISDAKRRERELERYKRVVETVGEGVYVLDDDLQFIFVNRAMTELTGVDREELLGSTLSRIVDTESTPAGREAREALLTGDRAVETVEAELRATGGDPVHCEFRFTVFPSDAGVHTVGTVRDVTDRVAYETELEAVRDRMEFALEATDSIIYEVDIGTGVQTRHGPFERLYGMPSTDVPTTEAFYDRAIHPDDRDAVEAARRTFQRSPNERVEYEYRTHPDAGAIRWIRSEAYVHAGPTGDPQTLIGLATDVTRLKRRERELERRNERLDEFVSVASHDLRNPLNVAIGALELARDDCDCDTEQFDAVARAHERMRALVEDLLTLARGDGTLVETEPLSLTDLTERCWETVQTADATLAVEGDCVLRADESRLRQLLENLLSNAVEHGSTGPRSQTHGDAVEHGSTSPRSGTREDAVEHGSTSNRTARQSDDAAEGGSTDATRHDGVVANGGKGVRITVGPLDDEHASEAGDASERDARGGFYVEDDGPGVPPAERDRVFDEGYSTAADGTGFGLHIVREIADAHGWDVTVVEGSDGGARFEITGVTRVE
- a CDS encoding DEAD/DEAH box helicase family protein, giving the protein MTTLSFEDGTVRVDDPPPDLQLPFLEADPRSGDARAPAFRYAALRDVLDGCDEVYDDRVRSWDPLDLSTTYELRDYQREALDAWERADGRGVVELPTGAGKTVVAIAAIVSRGLPTLVVVPTVDLLNQWRRELEAEFAVEIGQFGGGQQTKRPITVSTYDSAYLRADDVGGDFGLVVFDEVHHLGGEGYRDIGRLLAAPARLGLTATFERPDGAHEVVEALVGPRVFSLAVDDLAGDHLAEYDIKRIEVSLSEAERAAYDDAQETFVDYLRTSNLDMRSGADYRKLVMRSGNDPRAREALLAKQRARRVMMNADAKLDALESILARHRDDRVIVFTAHTDLVYRLSERFLLPAITNETGTSERREILDRFREGSYSRVVTANVLDEGVDVPDANVAVVLSGSGSEREFTQRLGRILRPKSDGGRALLYELVTRETTEEDVAERRRG
- a CDS encoding acyl-CoA synthetase: MSSPHNLTDYDDTAESFEWTDIYAQADWDAPDSLNIAHETVDRHADDRSRVALYYAGTEGERETLTYWELAERSNRVANVLDGLVDEGDRVFSYMPRIPEHYVAMIGTLKRGAVWGSVNERFGPDGISYRLADCDASVVFTTAENRETVARALDDAPSVDHVVVVSDDGTGIRRGDVSYRAAVDEASREYDVADTGGEDDALLYYTSGTTGLAKGVLHGHRWVAGVAATQKYSVDLQEGDLYWSTGDLGWLTGPINTLGAWFWGATLFTYEGEFDPETWASLLDEYPITVFFSVPTVFRLFRANEAVLDDVSLDLRHALSIGEPLSAGVVEWGRERLGVTIHDTYGQTETGNMIINNYPAMDVRPGSMGKPLPGVTAAVVDPDTGEVLDAGETGVIAERGDFPCFFAEYWNKPDKTADCFVGDWYLSGDLGYRDEDGYFWFEGRADDLIISAGYRIGPFEVESALGEHPAVAEAAVVPKPDEERGNIVKAYVVLTDGSEPSAALEGEIQDHVKRDLAAHEYPREIEFVDDLPKTVTGKIRRTEIRDRTDDPTA
- a CDS encoding pyridoxamine 5'-phosphate oxidase family protein encodes the protein MSATATHMDADEIAAFLDTQETGVVSFADDDDSYAIPVSFASDVDDEGGAAELYFRFGFAPGSEKRAYLDASDHVSFVVYDDTAAGWKSVVARGRLEAVSARSLDAIVAEAVHGLDIPYFAVHDSPVGELHFTLVRLDATELTGIVEATPEE